A single Gadus macrocephalus chromosome 22, ASM3116895v1 DNA region contains:
- the fam133b gene encoding protein FAM133 isoform X2, whose amino-acid sequence MGKRDNRVAYVNPIAASRSKGPTSSGPSIQDYLSRPRPTWEEVKELLERKKKGSRALADFEEKMNESWKKELAKNREKLLADRGREQEKQKRIADKAKEKSLAGKPKVMNIGMKGQIFHIAVKEKENNVIDKEKDKKVLDKEKEKEEKKEKKEKKKKEKKEKKEKKKSNRHSPSSSSSSSSSDSSSSSSSESDDEGEKKSVKKKRKRKKSSARKASDGSAAESDAESKKKKKIKEEGDEKDEKNRHRKRKAERIHKDSSSGSSVVSEGEEAPIRGSIASRTVRVDPYGSWVDAKKKKRSSEEKDRITKSKKKRRKKHKKHGRKSKKRTVSGSEHD is encoded by the exons ATGGGAAAGAGGGATAACCGAGTG GCATACGTCAACCCCATCGCTGCTTCACGCTCTAAAGGACCGACGAGCTCAGGACCTAGCATCCAGGACTACTTGAGCAGACCTCGGCCGACATG ggaggaggtgaaggagctgCTGGAAAGGAAGAAGAAAGGATCCAGAGCTCTGGCAGACTTTGAGGAGAAAATGAACGAA AGCTGGAAGAAGGAGCTGGCCAAGAACAGAGAGAAACTGTTGGCCGaccgagggagagagcaggagaagcaGAAAAGAATTGCAGACAAAGCAAAGGAGAAAAGTTTAGCAGGCAAACCAAAGGTGATGAATATCGGAATGAAAGGACAGATCTTCCATATAGCAGTCAAAGAAAAGGAGAACAATGTGATAGACAAAGAAAAGGACAAAAAAGTATTGGACAaggaaaaggagaaggaggagaaaaaggagaagaaagag aagaaaaagaaagaaaagaaggagaagaaggagaagaagaaatccAATAGG CAttctccatcttcctcctcctcctcatcgagTTCTGATTCCTCCAGCAGTTCCTCCTCAGAGTCTGATGATGAG GGTGAAAAGAAGAGTGTAAAGAAGAAGCGGAAAAGGAAGAAGTCGTCGGCCAGGAAAGCTTCGGACGGCTCGGCTGCAGAGTCTGATGCGGAGAGCAAG aagaagaagaaaatcaaGGAGGAAGGTGATGAGAAG GACGAGAAGAACCGgcacaggaagaggaaggcggAGCGAATTCACAAGGACTCTTCCTCAGGGTCCTCGGTGGTCTCTGAAGGGGAAGAGGct ccgatccgcggatcaattgcgtcccgaaccgtgagggttgatccgtacgggtCATGg GTTGACGCcaagaagaaaaagagaagCAGTGAAGAGAAGGACAGAATAACA AAATCCAAGAAGAAGAGGCGGAAGAAGCACAAGAAGCACGGGAGGAAGAGTAAGAAGAGGACGGTGTCGGGCTCGGAGCACGACTAG
- the fam133b gene encoding protein FAM133 isoform X4 — translation MGKRDNRVAYVNPIAASRSKGPTSSGPSIQDYLSRPRPTWEEVKELLERKKKGSRALADFEEKMNESWKKELAKNREKLLADRGREQEKQKRIADKAKEKSLAGKPKVMNIGMKGQIFHIAVKEKENNVIDKEKDKKVLDKEKEKEEKKEKKEKKKKEKKEKKEKKKSNRHSPSSSSSSSSSDSSSSSSSESDDEGEKKSVKKKRKRKKSSARKASDGSAAESDAESKQKKKKIKEEGDEKDEKNRHRKRKAERIHKDSSSGSSVVSEGEEAVDAKKKKRSSEEKDRITKSKKKRRKKHKKHGRKSKKRTVSGSEHD, via the exons ATGGGAAAGAGGGATAACCGAGTG GCATACGTCAACCCCATCGCTGCTTCACGCTCTAAAGGACCGACGAGCTCAGGACCTAGCATCCAGGACTACTTGAGCAGACCTCGGCCGACATG ggaggaggtgaaggagctgCTGGAAAGGAAGAAGAAAGGATCCAGAGCTCTGGCAGACTTTGAGGAGAAAATGAACGAA AGCTGGAAGAAGGAGCTGGCCAAGAACAGAGAGAAACTGTTGGCCGaccgagggagagagcaggagaagcaGAAAAGAATTGCAGACAAAGCAAAGGAGAAAAGTTTAGCAGGCAAACCAAAGGTGATGAATATCGGAATGAAAGGACAGATCTTCCATATAGCAGTCAAAGAAAAGGAGAACAATGTGATAGACAAAGAAAAGGACAAAAAAGTATTGGACAaggaaaaggagaaggaggagaaaaaggagaagaaagag aagaaaaagaaagaaaagaaggagaagaaggagaagaagaaatccAATAGG CAttctccatcttcctcctcctcctcatcgagTTCTGATTCCTCCAGCAGTTCCTCCTCAGAGTCTGATGATGAG GGTGAAAAGAAGAGTGTAAAGAAGAAGCGGAAAAGGAAGAAGTCGTCGGCCAGGAAAGCTTCGGACGGCTCGGCTGCAGAGTCTGATGCGGAGAGCAAG cagaagaagaagaaaatcaaGGAGGAAGGTGATGAGAAG GACGAGAAGAACCGgcacaggaagaggaaggcggAGCGAATTCACAAGGACTCTTCCTCAGGGTCCTCGGTGGTCTCTGAAGGGGAAGAGGct GTTGACGCcaagaagaaaaagagaagCAGTGAAGAGAAGGACAGAATAACA AAATCCAAGAAGAAGAGGCGGAAGAAGCACAAGAAGCACGGGAGGAAGAGTAAGAAGAGGACGGTGTCGGGCTCGGAGCACGACTAG
- the fam133b gene encoding protein FAM133 isoform X1 — MGKRDNRVAYVNPIAASRSKGPTSSGPSIQDYLSRPRPTWEEVKELLERKKKGSRALADFEEKMNESWKKELAKNREKLLADRGREQEKQKRIADKAKEKSLAGKPKVMNIGMKGQIFHIAVKEKENNVIDKEKDKKVLDKEKEKEEKKEKKEKKKKEKKEKKEKKKSNRHSPSSSSSSSSSDSSSSSSSESDDEGEKKSVKKKRKRKKSSARKASDGSAAESDAESKQKKKKIKEEGDEKDEKNRHRKRKAERIHKDSSSGSSVVSEGEEAPIRGSIASRTVRVDPYGSWVDAKKKKRSSEEKDRITKSKKKRRKKHKKHGRKSKKRTVSGSEHD; from the exons ATGGGAAAGAGGGATAACCGAGTG GCATACGTCAACCCCATCGCTGCTTCACGCTCTAAAGGACCGACGAGCTCAGGACCTAGCATCCAGGACTACTTGAGCAGACCTCGGCCGACATG ggaggaggtgaaggagctgCTGGAAAGGAAGAAGAAAGGATCCAGAGCTCTGGCAGACTTTGAGGAGAAAATGAACGAA AGCTGGAAGAAGGAGCTGGCCAAGAACAGAGAGAAACTGTTGGCCGaccgagggagagagcaggagaagcaGAAAAGAATTGCAGACAAAGCAAAGGAGAAAAGTTTAGCAGGCAAACCAAAGGTGATGAATATCGGAATGAAAGGACAGATCTTCCATATAGCAGTCAAAGAAAAGGAGAACAATGTGATAGACAAAGAAAAGGACAAAAAAGTATTGGACAaggaaaaggagaaggaggagaaaaaggagaagaaagag aagaaaaagaaagaaaagaaggagaagaaggagaagaagaaatccAATAGG CAttctccatcttcctcctcctcctcatcgagTTCTGATTCCTCCAGCAGTTCCTCCTCAGAGTCTGATGATGAG GGTGAAAAGAAGAGTGTAAAGAAGAAGCGGAAAAGGAAGAAGTCGTCGGCCAGGAAAGCTTCGGACGGCTCGGCTGCAGAGTCTGATGCGGAGAGCAAG cagaagaagaagaaaatcaaGGAGGAAGGTGATGAGAAG GACGAGAAGAACCGgcacaggaagaggaaggcggAGCGAATTCACAAGGACTCTTCCTCAGGGTCCTCGGTGGTCTCTGAAGGGGAAGAGGct ccgatccgcggatcaattgcgtcccgaaccgtgagggttgatccgtacgggtCATGg GTTGACGCcaagaagaaaaagagaagCAGTGAAGAGAAGGACAGAATAACA AAATCCAAGAAGAAGAGGCGGAAGAAGCACAAGAAGCACGGGAGGAAGAGTAAGAAGAGGACGGTGTCGGGCTCGGAGCACGACTAG
- the fam133b gene encoding protein FAM133 isoform X3 has translation MGKRDNRVAYVNPIAASRSKGPTSSGPSIQDYLSRPRPTWEEVKELLERKKKGSRALADFEEKMNESWKKELAKNREKLLADRGREQEKQKRIADKAKEKSLAGKPKVMNIGMKGQIFHIAVKEKENNVIDKEKDKKVLDKEKEKEEKKEKKEKEKKEKKEKKKSNRHSPSSSSSSSSSDSSSSSSSESDDEGEKKSVKKKRKRKKSSARKASDGSAAESDAESKQKKKKIKEEGDEKDEKNRHRKRKAERIHKDSSSGSSVVSEGEEAPIRGSIASRTVRVDPYGSWVDAKKKKRSSEEKDRITKSKKKRRKKHKKHGRKSKKRTVSGSEHD, from the exons ATGGGAAAGAGGGATAACCGAGTG GCATACGTCAACCCCATCGCTGCTTCACGCTCTAAAGGACCGACGAGCTCAGGACCTAGCATCCAGGACTACTTGAGCAGACCTCGGCCGACATG ggaggaggtgaaggagctgCTGGAAAGGAAGAAGAAAGGATCCAGAGCTCTGGCAGACTTTGAGGAGAAAATGAACGAA AGCTGGAAGAAGGAGCTGGCCAAGAACAGAGAGAAACTGTTGGCCGaccgagggagagagcaggagaagcaGAAAAGAATTGCAGACAAAGCAAAGGAGAAAAGTTTAGCAGGCAAACCAAAGGTGATGAATATCGGAATGAAAGGACAGATCTTCCATATAGCAGTCAAAGAAAAGGAGAACAATGTGATAGACAAAGAAAAGGACAAAAAAGTATTGGACAaggaaaaggagaaggaggagaaaaaggagaagaaagag aaagaaaagaaggagaagaaggagaagaagaaatccAATAGG CAttctccatcttcctcctcctcctcatcgagTTCTGATTCCTCCAGCAGTTCCTCCTCAGAGTCTGATGATGAG GGTGAAAAGAAGAGTGTAAAGAAGAAGCGGAAAAGGAAGAAGTCGTCGGCCAGGAAAGCTTCGGACGGCTCGGCTGCAGAGTCTGATGCGGAGAGCAAG cagaagaagaagaaaatcaaGGAGGAAGGTGATGAGAAG GACGAGAAGAACCGgcacaggaagaggaaggcggAGCGAATTCACAAGGACTCTTCCTCAGGGTCCTCGGTGGTCTCTGAAGGGGAAGAGGct ccgatccgcggatcaattgcgtcccgaaccgtgagggttgatccgtacgggtCATGg GTTGACGCcaagaagaaaaagagaagCAGTGAAGAGAAGGACAGAATAACA AAATCCAAGAAGAAGAGGCGGAAGAAGCACAAGAAGCACGGGAGGAAGAGTAAGAAGAGGACGGTGTCGGGCTCGGAGCACGACTAG